CGCATGGGACAGTTCAGAGACGGTAAATTCGGCTGCATTGGTGGCCGTAGACTCGGACATGGCGCTTTCCAGACAGATTCGTGCTCGTTGAGATTAATCCCCATTGGTGCCCAGCTTTTGCCACCGGGTCAATAGAACAGCCCTTTATCCCGGGGGAATTACGCCCATCCCGCTGGCGCGTTTGGTCCGGGGACTTGCAAGGCAGAGCGAAAGAGCGCAAAACTCCCCGAAAATGCAGCCGGGTTGCAGCAACAGCGAGATGTCATGTCCCATTACGATTTCAAAAGCCAACGCCTGTGGGTGGAGCAGGATATTCAGGAACGGATCGCCATTCCCTGCGACCGGGCTCAAGCCAACTATCTATTGAATGTGCTGCGCATGGAAGAAGGCGACGCAATGCTGATCTTCAATGGCCGGGATGGGGAGTGGAAGGTCGAGGTTCAGCCGCTTGGCCGCAAGAAATGCGCCCTCATTCCCATTGAGCAGATGCGCCCACAGCCCGATCCACTGGCCAGCGACCTGCAATACCTGTTTGCGCCGTTGAAATCTGCCCGCATCGACTATATGGCCCAGAAGGCTGTCGAAATGGGTGCCTGCCGTCTGCGTCCGGTCTTCACCCAGCATACCCAGGAGCGCCGCCCCAAGCTCGAAAAAATGCGGTTGAATGTCATCGAGGCCGCCGAGCAATGCGGCATCCTGACCATTCCCCCTGTCGACGAGCCAGTAAGCCTGACCGAATTGCTAAAGACTTGGGAAGAGAAGGAAGAGGGGCGTCACATCATCTTTTGCGATGAGGGCGAACTGGGCAAGGACCCGCTTTCGATCCTCGACACCATTCGTGGCGAAGGGGATAGCGTGCCGCCACTGGCTTTGCTGATAGGTCCGGAAGGTGGCTTTTCGGAAACAGAGCGAGACATGCTGCGTGCCGCCTCTTTCGTCACGCCGATCCCGCTCGGCCCGCGCATCCTCAGAGCCGACACCGCCGCCATTGCCGCATTGGCGATTGTCCAGTCGGTGCTCGGTGACTGGACGGACAAATAATCCACGGCGAACAAGGCTTAATGCAAGAAAGGCGTCTCGATGATGGTCGAGACGCCTTTTTTATGCGCGTATGTGTGACAACGGCCTCAGGCCAGATGCTGCCGGAAGAATGCGACCGTGCGCTCCCACGCCAGCTTGGCGGCTTCTTCATTGAAGCGCGGGGTGGTGTCATTGTGAAAGCCATGATTGACGCCTTCATAAATATGCGCCTCGAAGCGTTTGCCGTTGGCTTCAAGCGCGGCTTTGTAATCCGGCCAACCGGCATTGATCCGCTCATCCAGAGCCGCATAATGCAACAGCAGAGGCGCTTCTATCTTTGGCACCTCTTGAGCCCGAGGCTGGCGGCCATAAAAGGGCACCGATGCGGCCATATTGGGATAGGCCACCGCCAGCGCATTGCAGACCCCGCCACCATAGCAAAAGCCAACCGCCCCGACCTTGCCGGTGGACTTTTCATGGCCGACCAGATGCTCGAAGCCGGCAAAGAAATCTTCCATCAGCTTGGCGCTGTCGAGGGTCCTCTGCATGGTTCGGCCTTCGTCATCACTGCCCGGATAGCCCCCAAGCGGGGACAGTCCATCCGGCCCCAACGCAAGAAAACCTGCTTTTGCCGCCCGGCGCACCACATCCTTGATGTAAGGATTGAGACCGCGATTTTCATGCACCACCAGAACAGCGGGCAGTTTGCCAATCGCTCCAGCAGGCATCGCCATATAGCCATTGATTGCGCCGTGACCGTCCGGGCTTTGATAGGTCACATCGCTGACTGCAATGTCCGGATCATCCTCGGCCACTTGATTGGCCAAGGCATAATTGGGTTGAAGGCTTTCCAGAACCGCCATCGCCGTCACACCGACGGCGACATAGCGTGTGGCTCCGGTCAGGAAGTCCCGCTTCGACATTTTGCCGTGCACATAACCATCATACAATTCAAGCAACTTGGGATGAAAATCAGACGCCTGCATTCTCTTCATTGGGTTTGGCCCTCCAAGCCAGACTGAAATAAGCATTTATACCATGATTATAGGCCGCATGGACCACACGCTTTTATGCGCCAGTGGCAGACGGGCTTGACGGGGACTTTGTGATTTCTCATAAGCAGGATACCGCTCCATTCTGGAGGCCGTTCTTTGGCCCGTACCGGGAAGGGTTGGTTTTGGTGCAATCCTGCAATCGGAAAAAAGTCCATGATCATGTCAGCCGAGGCCTGGGGCCTGTTTCTTATTGCCTGCTTCATGCTCAATGTGGCACCGGGGCCGGACCTGATTTTCATCCTGTCGCGGGCCATTGGACATGGCCGAAAAATCGGCTTCGCCGCCTCCTTCGGGGTCTGCTCTGGTGCGCTGGTGCATGTGATGGCGGCCGCGCTTGGCGTTTCGGCCATTTTGGCAACATCGGCTCTGGTTTTCTCGATCGTCAAATATGTCGGCGCTGCCTATTTGGTCTGGTTGGGCTGTCAGGCGCTTTTGTCGCGCGAAAGCAGTCTGACCATGGACGCGCAGGCCAGCGACCCCAAGGTCCTGACTGTCTGGTCTGCCTATCGCCAAGGCGTTTTGATCGACATTCTCAACCCCAAGGTCGCTTTGTTCTTCCTGGCTTTTCTGCCACAGTTTCTCAGCCACGATGGCACGCAAACCAGCATGCAGGTCTTTTTTGAAACATGCCTTCTTGGCAGCATCGTGATCGTCATCGGTTTGATTGTTGAGGCTTTTTTCGTGCTTGCCGCCGCTCCACTAGGGGCCTATTTGCGGTCCAATCACCGCTTTGCCCTCTGGCTGGATCGGATGTTTGGTGGTTTGCTGATGGGGCTCGGGGTCCGTTTGGCACTGACAGACTGATCAGCCTGAAAAGGGCTGTCCATTCATCACTGAAACAGGGGGTATGGATCAGTTTCTTTCACTTGCGAAAGGGCAGGGGTTCCGATAGCGTCGCGCAATGTCCACAAAACCGCTCCCACTGCCTGATCTGAAAGACAATCCGCTGCTCGGCATCGGCTTGATGTTGTCCTTCTGCGCCGTCATTCCATTTGGCGATGCGCTGGTCAAGCATCTGGGACAAACCGTGCCGGTCATGACATTGCTGGTCATTCGATATGCCATTCAGGTTCTGATGATGGGGACAACAATGGTGTGGCAGAAGGGTGGCATTGCCCATATTCTGCGCTACAGCCGGCGGGCCTGGTGGCATCTTTTCTGGCGTACCACGATGCATATTTTTGGCATCATCGGCATGTATTACGGTCTGAAATACATGCCTCTGGCTGACACCACTGCAATTGCCTTTATCTTTCCCATTCTGATGCTGATTGTCGGTCACTTCTATCTCAAGGAACAGGTTGGGCCCCACCGGGCCATCGCCGCGCTGGTTGGATTTGTTGGCACCTTGTTGGTGGTGCAACCGAATTTCGTCGCGGTGGGTCTCAATGCGCTCTGGCCCGTTGCCGTAGCCTTCACCTTTGTGATCTTTGTCTTGTCCACCCGTCAGATGAGCCGTGAAGTCGATCCGGTCTCGATTCAGGCCGTGTCCGGAACCATGGCGCTGATCCTCATTGCCATTCCGATTGTGCTGTTGAATGGCGAGGCCTGGCCGCTATGGGATCTGGTGGAACCTGCAGCAGCAGATTGGCCCTTTCTGGTCATGGCCGGGATAATCGGCTCGATTGGCCATTTGCTGATGTCAGCGGCCATCCGTTTTGCACCCGCTGCCACCCTTGCGCCGATGCAATATCTCGAAATCCCGTTTGCCACCCTGATCGGCTGGGTGATCTTTTCCGATCTCCCCAATCAGCTTGCCGCGTTCGGCATCGTGGTCACGGTGGCGTCCGGGCTCTATATCATCTATCGCGAACAGCAGGCCCAGCGGGCAGAACGAAAGCTCACTGCAGAGAAGAGCGCAGCCCCCCTGTAATCACTTGCTTTCGGGCGTGCCAAGCGTTTCCACTCCCGCCAATAGTTTGCCCAGCAAGGTGGACAATTGCGCCTGTTCATCCCGGCTGAGAGGCGAGACAATCCGCGTCTCGTTGGCCAGATGAGCAGTCAGCACCTCTTCGATCAGGGCAAGGCCTGTCTCGGTCAGTGCCACCAGCGTGCCGCGTCGATCCTCGGGATTGGGGTGGCGGGCAATCAGCCCCTTTTTCTCCAGCCTGTCGAGACGGTTGGTCATGCCCCCCGACGACACCATCGTGCAATCATACATTTGCGATGGGGTAAGGGCATAAAGCCCCGCTTTGTTGCGTCCGGCCCGACGCAGCGTTGCCAGCACATCAAAAGCGCCTGATTGCAAGCCATAGCGGGCGAACAATGGCTCGATATGGCCGTTGCGGATCACCTGCGATGCCTCGCCAATCCGGCCGATCAGCTCCATTGGCAAGAAATCCCAATCCGGCTTCTCCTGCTTCCATTGCCCAACCGCAAAGGCTGCCCGGTCCGCTGTCTTCCTGTCCATTGCCCTGACCTTCTTGCGTAAATTGCTTCGGCCGCACATGGCCGCCCCTAAAACGACGGCAGTTTAACGCTGTGAGAGACCAAGATCAATTTGTCTTTTAAATAAGTATCTTGACATTAAGATAATTAATTGCAAGGTAAGTGGCAACCATCTAATACCGTTCGAACTGGGCTTGGCCCCAAGTCCGTAAGGCCGAGAAACAACCCGAATGGACTCAAATCAATCATGTCGGAATCTTGTGAGGTCACGATCAGCCCGTCCGAGCAGCGACAGCTGACTTCAAAGGCAGAGCCAGACACCAAAGACTCAGACATGACCGTCTCACGCTGGCGCTCATGCCTTCCCTTGCTGCTCGTTCTGCTGGTTGGTAGCCTGCTCGCCTGCTCTTTGATTGTTGGAAAGCTGGCAATCAATGCGGGCGCTGCCCCGCTGGCCTTCTTGTGTCTTGCCTTGCTGGGATCCGGTCTGGGCCTTTGGCTTTTGAGCATCATACGACGGCAGGCCGCGCGTCTGTCCTTGCGGGTCTTGGAATATGGGATGGTCGCCGGATTGTTGTTTTTGCTGCCCAACATCGTTGGCTTTCTCGCAGTCCGGTATGTGGGGGCAGGCTTCATTTCCATGACCTTTCTGTTTCCGCTCCTGATCACCTATTGCCTTGCCCTGATCGCGGGTCTGGAGCGGTTTTCTCTGTTGCTAGCCTTGGCGGTCCTCATCGGCCTCGCCGGTGGGGTACTGCTGGCAGCCTCAAAGGCCAGTCTGGGCGATGCGCCGCTGATCTGGATCATTTTGACTCTCTGCGGACCTTTCGTTATTGCGGCAGGCAATCTTTATCGCACCTTGCGATGGCCCTATGGCGTTGCACCCCTGTTTCTTGCCAGCCAGATGCTGCTGATGGCGGGGTTGATGTTGTTGCCTCTGGTTTTGGTGGTTGAAGGTGGGAATGGCTTTTTATCCGCGATCACGGACGGTGCGGTGGTGATTCTGGTCTGGCAGATGTTGACCTTCTCGTCGCTCTACTTCTTCTACTTCATCCTGCAAAAGGTTGCTGGCCCCGTCTATCTCAGTCAAATCGGCTCTGTCGCAGCTGTGGTGGGTGCGGGTGTCGCCAGCTTTGGTTTGGGTGAGCAATTGCCCCCCAATCTTGGCCTAGCGGCTTTTCTTGTTGCCATCGGTGTCTTTTTATTCCAGCGTGCGGCCGCGCGGAAAAGGGAAGATGTTGGGTAAAACCACGCTCGCTGCGAAGGGATTTGACAAAGTCACATTTCTTTGATTGTGCTGGCGGCACATTTTGCGGATATCAAAATCAACCCATTGTAACCCGCCGGGTGAATCCCTAATTTGACAGAACGCGACATAGAGGCAAGAGCCCTGTCGCGCCCTGCCAATCTGCAAGGAGCCTGTTTCATGGCCGCTTCCGACACCGACGCCGTCGCCATCACCCTTGATGATCGTGCAACCCTGATCGAAACCATTTCTCAAGGCGAAAAGCCAAAGGACAATTGGCGCATCGGCACCGAGCACGAGAAATTCACCTTCTACAAGGACAGCTTGGAGCCGGTGCCTTATGAAGGGGATCGTGGCATCGAGCGCCTGCTGCAAGGCATGGAAGGCCTGCTTGGTTGGAAACGGGTCGAAGACAAGGGCAAGATTATCGGTCTGGTTGATCCCGTTGACGGGGGCGCGATTTCGCTCGAACCCGGCGGCCAGTTCGAACTGTCCGGCGCACCGCTCGACAATCTGCATCAGACCTGCCGCGAAGTGCATAACCATCTGGCTCAGTTGCGCGAAGTCGCAGATCCGCTGGGCATCGGTTTTCTCGGCCTTGGCGTCTCTCCGAAATGGCACCGGGAGGACGTTCCGGTCATGCCGAAGAGCCGTTATGGCATCATGATGAATTACATGCCCAAGGTCGGTTCGCTCGGCCTCGACATGATGTTCCGCTCCTGTACCATTCAGGTCAATCTCGATTTTTCCAGTGAAGCAGACATGGCGAAGAAAATGCGCGTCGGTGTCGCTTTGCAGCCGATCGCCACGGCCTTGTTCGCCAATTCTCCGTTCCTGGATGGCCACAAGAATGGATATCAGTCGATGCGTGCCGCCATTTGGCAGGACACCGACCCGGACCGCACCGGCATGCTGCCCTTCTTGTTCGAAGAGGGCTTCGGCTATGAGCAATATGTCGATTATGTGCTCGATGTTCCGATGTATTTCATCACCCGTGGCGGCGCCTATCACGATATGACCGGATTGACCTTCCGTGAGTATCTTGGCGGCAAACGCAAGGATGGCATGCCAGACACTGTACCGACCCTACAGGATTGGGAAGATCACCTGACGACCGTCTTCCCGGAAGTCCGCCTCAAGCGCTATATCGAAATGCGTGGTGCCGATGGTGGCCCATGGCGCCGAATTTGTGCGCTGCCGGCTCTGTGGACCGGTCTGCTCTATCATCAGCCAAGTCTGGATGCCGCATGGGATCTGGTCAAGGACTGGACAGCAGAAGAGCGCGACGCCCTGCGCATTGGCGTGGCCAAGGATGGCCTTAGAACAAAGTTCCGGGACACCACGGTGCAGACCATCGCCAAGGAAGTGGTCACCATCGCCCGCAAGGGACTGGCTGCTCGGGATCGCCTCAATGGTGCTGGCTTCGATGAAACCCAGTATCTCGCAGCGCTGGAAGAAACCGTGACGCTTGGTCTTTCTCCCGCCGATCAGCTGTTGATGCGCTTCAACAATGAATGGGGCGGCAACATCAATCGGGTGTTCGAAGATTTCGCCTACTGATCCATCGGGATGGGTGCGGGCAAGCAAAGACACGCCTGATTGTGACATGCTGGCAGGCTGGCAGGAGAGCCCCCACAAAGCGCTCTGATGGCATCGCGAGGTTTGCCAGACATAGGGACATAGAGACATAGAGATCTGAGCCGTTGCTGGCGGATCGGTGGTCAATTGGCTTTAAACTGGCTGCATGCCAAGTTGGGTAGACCGGTCGACACGTGATATCAGCGAGCCTCCTATTCTCCATAAAAAAGGCGCCGGACAAAGCCCGGCGCCTGATCGTCTCGCAAAGGTAGCCGCTTGAAAAGGCGACTAACGCCAGCGGCCAACCATTTCGACAAAGCCATCGCCGGTGACCCTGTCTCCGAAAATGAATCCGTCGACGACCATCCTGCCATCAAACTTGATCATGCCGCCCATCTTGGAAACGATCTCGCGTTCCTGATAAGGAAGGCTGATTTGCAGACAGGTTTCCAGCGCTGGATTGGACAGGATCACATGGCGTGGATAGCGCCGGGCCGAGCGCCGGCTGTCAACATAATCGCTCAGCTCCAGTGGCTGAATTTTCTCCACCACATGCGTGCCGTCCGGCAGCACCACGGTGCAGTTGGTATCCACGCGGCTGGTGCGGAAATCCCAGACCTGAGAGGCGCTGATGCTAACCCCGTTGCTGAGTGAGGGATACAGGCAGATCCATTGTCTTTGTTCCAGATTGCGGTCGAGTGTGAAGCGTCGTGGCAGGTCGCCCCATTGGCGGTTGAACCACATTGCCCCGGTCACCGTTTGCCGCTTGCCCATCAGAGTGACGGCACCGGAAACCTGCATGCCCGGAAAGGCGAACTTATATTGTTGTGCGCCAAAGAAGCTGATGCTGCCTTGCCCGTTGTTAATCAGGATCGGGGTTCCGACGGTGCCGGACAGTTCGACAAAGGCGTCGGGCAGTTCCGCTGTCAGCGACATGTCGGTGCCCTTGCTGCGGATTTCCAGCGCTTGTGACGATATCTGCAGGACATCGCTGCGAATGACGATATCGCTGAGCGGAACCGTATTCTCGATCTCCCGGATCCATCCAGTGTCCTGATCGATCAGGCACAGACCGATGGAAACTTGTGGTTCCTCCTGATCGGTCTCGACAATCACCAAATGGACACGGAAACTATATTGCTTGCCATCGCCGCGCAGATTGGTGGCGAAATGCCAGGATTCCATAGGATGCTTGCCCTGATGCCAGGCAAGATCATGCTCCAGATTGGAATGGCGAACCGGTGTCGACATTGCAACATCGGGCACGAAGTTGGTTGCAACTGTCGCGGTCTTTGATCTCGGAATCATTGTAGGGCCTCCCTTGTGAACAGTAGGTAGACCGGCAAAAATGTGAGCTGCCGCAGTGGGGTATTTCTGATGTCAGGGTCTGGCGCGCGAGGCGGTCAGGGGCGCTGATCAGTCTTTGCAGTCTTTGCTGCCTGAAGGACGATGCGCCCTTGGGGTCATTCGAAAGGAAGATGCGGCCCTCCCGGCGGCATCTTCATTGGGAATTCTTATTGGGGGAGCTTGCATATGCAGAACGAACCCGCCCAACCCCTCGTGAATGCATCCCTGAACATTGTCGATTGTTTTTGCTATTGCCACTTCAGCCGTGGAGTCCCTGCCCGTGTTAAATGGAATGATTGGGCTAAATTCGGGATATCCTTGAGGAACATTTCCTTACTTGACCCGGCAAAAGTGTGGCCTTTTATAAGGATATGATAAGCGACAACTATGTGGGTTCGTCAAGTTGTTTTATTAATTTCGAAATGTAAAATACTTAATATTCTATTAACTCAATCTCTTCTTCAAATTGGATTCAAAATTAAACAATGAAAACTATATAGCCCCTGCATATCTGTACTGATGTGACCACTAAAACATGTGGAAATAATTGATTCGTATCGTGTTTATTGGACAATCAAACTTGGTTGCTGATGTGGAGCATGGACAAGCTTAATTCTCTCAAGACGTCTTTTCCTTCACCCGATAATTGCCCATTTTGGGGACACCGTGCGGCTGCAAGCTTGCCCCGTGGTTGGATTGAAATTTTTTCTGTGCCGCCGAAACGGGTCATCTCACAAAGGTGTTAGGTCCTGAAGTGGCTAACAAGACCTTGGCCTCCTCAGGGGCGAGGGAGAAATCTGCTGTCCCTTTGATGCGGCACTTTGCCAGCAAATGGTTGGATGATCCGGCGAATCTCGGCTCAATTAGACAGGTCGACTTGAGAGCAAGGCAGTCGGCATAGATGCTTCTCAAACGCAACTTCCAAGGCTCGGTTGAGGGATGAGGTTGGGATGGATCACATATAGCTCACGGTGACTTCATTTGTACCGATCGGTCTTAATTCCTAATTGAGTTGCACCTGCAATGCTCCCGACAACGAGGCGTGCGGGATCAACTGAAACCTTGTTGGTGTTGTGCCAACTGACTTGAGGAATTTGATTGTGAAAATCCTGAATAAAATCGCTGCAGGCGCTCTGCTCTCCCTGACCCTTGCCACCTCCGCTCTTGCGGCTGGCCCCCAGTTCAACACCTCCAACACTGGCCTGGCCCTGCAGGGTTATGATCCGGTAGCTTACTTCACCAT
This genomic stretch from Cohaesibacter intestini harbors:
- a CDS encoding 16S rRNA (uracil(1498)-N(3))-methyltransferase, with amino-acid sequence MSHYDFKSQRLWVEQDIQERIAIPCDRAQANYLLNVLRMEEGDAMLIFNGRDGEWKVEVQPLGRKKCALIPIEQMRPQPDPLASDLQYLFAPLKSARIDYMAQKAVEMGACRLRPVFTQHTQERRPKLEKMRLNVIEAAEQCGILTIPPVDEPVSLTELLKTWEEKEEGRHIIFCDEGELGKDPLSILDTIRGEGDSVPPLALLIGPEGGFSETERDMLRAASFVTPIPLGPRILRADTAAIAALAIVQSVLGDWTDK
- the yghX gene encoding YghX family hydrolase; translation: MKRMQASDFHPKLLELYDGYVHGKMSKRDFLTGATRYVAVGVTAMAVLESLQPNYALANQVAEDDPDIAVSDVTYQSPDGHGAINGYMAMPAGAIGKLPAVLVVHENRGLNPYIKDVVRRAAKAGFLALGPDGLSPLGGYPGSDDEGRTMQRTLDSAKLMEDFFAGFEHLVGHEKSTGKVGAVGFCYGGGVCNALAVAYPNMAASVPFYGRQPRAQEVPKIEAPLLLHYAALDERINAGWPDYKAALEANGKRFEAHIYEGVNHGFHNDTTPRFNEEAAKLAWERTVAFFRQHLA
- a CDS encoding LysE family translocator; this encodes MIMSAEAWGLFLIACFMLNVAPGPDLIFILSRAIGHGRKIGFAASFGVCSGALVHVMAAALGVSAILATSALVFSIVKYVGAAYLVWLGCQALLSRESSLTMDAQASDPKVLTVWSAYRQGVLIDILNPKVALFFLAFLPQFLSHDGTQTSMQVFFETCLLGSIVIVIGLIVEAFFVLAAAPLGAYLRSNHRFALWLDRMFGGLLMGLGVRLALTD
- a CDS encoding DMT family transporter, with protein sequence MSTKPLPLPDLKDNPLLGIGLMLSFCAVIPFGDALVKHLGQTVPVMTLLVIRYAIQVLMMGTTMVWQKGGIAHILRYSRRAWWHLFWRTTMHIFGIIGMYYGLKYMPLADTTAIAFIFPILMLIVGHFYLKEQVGPHRAIAALVGFVGTLLVVQPNFVAVGLNALWPVAVAFTFVIFVLSTRQMSREVDPVSIQAVSGTMALILIAIPIVLLNGEAWPLWDLVEPAAADWPFLVMAGIIGSIGHLLMSAAIRFAPAATLAPMQYLEIPFATLIGWVIFSDLPNQLAAFGIVVTVASGLYIIYREQQAQRAERKLTAEKSAAPL
- a CDS encoding MarR family winged helix-turn-helix transcriptional regulator, with product MDRKTADRAAFAVGQWKQEKPDWDFLPMELIGRIGEASQVIRNGHIEPLFARYGLQSGAFDVLATLRRAGRNKAGLYALTPSQMYDCTMVSSGGMTNRLDRLEKKGLIARHPNPEDRRGTLVALTETGLALIEEVLTAHLANETRIVSPLSRDEQAQLSTLLGKLLAGVETLGTPESK
- a CDS encoding DMT family transporter, yielding MSESCEVTISPSEQRQLTSKAEPDTKDSDMTVSRWRSCLPLLLVLLVGSLLACSLIVGKLAINAGAAPLAFLCLALLGSGLGLWLLSIIRRQAARLSLRVLEYGMVAGLLFLLPNIVGFLAVRYVGAGFISMTFLFPLLITYCLALIAGLERFSLLLALAVLIGLAGGVLLAASKASLGDAPLIWIILTLCGPFVIAAGNLYRTLRWPYGVAPLFLASQMLLMAGLMLLPLVLVVEGGNGFLSAITDGAVVILVWQMLTFSSLYFFYFILQKVAGPVYLSQIGSVAAVVGAGVASFGLGEQLPPNLGLAAFLVAIGVFLFQRAAARKREDVG
- a CDS encoding glutamate--cysteine ligase codes for the protein MAASDTDAVAITLDDRATLIETISQGEKPKDNWRIGTEHEKFTFYKDSLEPVPYEGDRGIERLLQGMEGLLGWKRVEDKGKIIGLVDPVDGGAISLEPGGQFELSGAPLDNLHQTCREVHNHLAQLREVADPLGIGFLGLGVSPKWHREDVPVMPKSRYGIMMNYMPKVGSLGLDMMFRSCTIQVNLDFSSEADMAKKMRVGVALQPIATALFANSPFLDGHKNGYQSMRAAIWQDTDPDRTGMLPFLFEEGFGYEQYVDYVLDVPMYFITRGGAYHDMTGLTFREYLGGKRKDGMPDTVPTLQDWEDHLTTVFPEVRLKRYIEMRGADGGPWRRICALPALWTGLLYHQPSLDAAWDLVKDWTAEERDALRIGVAKDGLRTKFRDTTVQTIAKEVVTIARKGLAARDRLNGAGFDETQYLAALEETVTLGLSPADQLLMRFNNEWGGNINRVFEDFAY
- a CDS encoding lipocalin-like domain-containing protein, which encodes MIPRSKTATVATNFVPDVAMSTPVRHSNLEHDLAWHQGKHPMESWHFATNLRGDGKQYSFRVHLVIVETDQEEPQVSIGLCLIDQDTGWIREIENTVPLSDIVIRSDVLQISSQALEIRSKGTDMSLTAELPDAFVELSGTVGTPILINNGQGSISFFGAQQYKFAFPGMQVSGAVTLMGKRQTVTGAMWFNRQWGDLPRRFTLDRNLEQRQWICLYPSLSNGVSISASQVWDFRTSRVDTNCTVVLPDGTHVVEKIQPLELSDYVDSRRSARRYPRHVILSNPALETCLQISLPYQEREIVSKMGGMIKFDGRMVVDGFIFGDRVTGDGFVEMVGRWR